Proteins found in one Fusarium oxysporum Fo47 chromosome V, complete sequence genomic segment:
- a CDS encoding uncharacterized protein (expressed protein) has protein sequence MSSPPEDSHPPGTVSRRLPLSALVSECDHTLDINMFRAKWENDSNDRKRRWRRTQVYMALRSFAKAKEVMSDRAINELCEYLKRGTWNSTARNASGHPCYKHFKGTSPCPSPFAGPYYPYFFIIQALFPLGEAVKGMYRDLSDLWEMDLDPTRPFYPRLADSEREFSLIMGQKPSPQVPGPGPVTMSSADQPQSPKVKAEQDSGEDNHTLKRKAQPEMLSNKNSPDNDGEQLTSVRSDIKQETSEFQTQLHKDTTGS, from the coding sequence ATGTCTTCTCCTCCTGAAGACTCTCATCCCCCAGGCACCGTGTCGCGTCGCCTACCGTTATCCGCGCTCGTTTCTGAATGCGATCACACCCTGGATATCAACATGTTCAGAGCGAAATGGGAAAACGACAGCAACGATCgcaagagaagatggcgcAGAACCCAAGTCTACATGGCCCTGAGATCTTTCGCAAAAGCCAAGGAAGTCATGTCAGATCGAGCGATCAATGAGCTGTGCGAGTATCTAAAGAGAGGCACATGGAACAGCACGGCCAGGAATGCCAGTGGGCATCCTTGCTACAAGCACTTCAAGGGCACGTCGCCATGTCCCTCGCCCTTTGCTGGACCATACTATCCctacttcttcatcattcaGGCTCTGTTTCCGCTCGGCGAAGCTGTCAAGGGAATGTATCGGGACCTCTCAGACCTGTGGGAGATGGATCTCGATCCCACTAGACCTTTCTATCCACGTCTTGCTGACTCCGAGCGAGAgttctctctcatcatgggCCAGAAACCTAGTCCTCAGGTCCCTGGTCCTGGACCTGTCACTATGTCGTCCGCGGACCAACCTCAGTCTCCCAAAGTGAAAGCTGAGCAGGACAGTGGAGAAGATAATCATACTCTCAAGCGCAAGGCTCAGCCAGAGATGTTAAGTAACAAAAATTCCCCCGATAACGATGGAGAACAACTTACAAGTGTTCGAAGTGACATCAAACAAGAAACCTCCGAGTTCCAAACTCAGCTTCACAAGGACACCACTGGAAGTTAG